In Pseudomonas sp. Q1-7, the genomic window AGGGTCTGCTTTTCGAGAATGCGCTTGTGGCTGCCGTACCAGCGTTCGCGGATCGCCGGCAGCATGCCCATGGCTTCGATCACCTCAGTGTTGCGCAGGTTGTTGTTGGCGAAGCTGCCGGAAGCCAGGGATGCCTGGTTGGCTTCCATCAGCGGCCCACGGGTGATCACCTCGGTGAGCAGCGCCAGACTGAAGAGGATCACCGAGCCGACCAGGGTGATCACGCCCAGCAGCGGGTGCACGAGGAAGATCACCAGCAGGTAGATGGGCGTCCAGGGCGCATCGAAGAAGGCGAACAGGCCATTGCCGGTAAGGAACTGGCGGACCAGCGCCAGGTCCTGCAGGGCCTGGGCCGGATTGCCGCCGGCACGCCGCAGGTTGCGCTCGAAGGACGCGTTGAACACGCGCTTGTTCAGGCTCATGTCCAGGCGGTTGCCGAGGCGGATCAACACCGTCGAACGCACCACCTCCAACAGCGACATGAGCAGGTAGAGACCGAGCATCAGTACCGTCAGCATCACCAGGGTGGTGACGTTGCTGCTCGCCAGCACGCGGTCGTACACCTGCAACATGTAGAGGGCCGGCGCCAGCATCATCAGGTTGATGACGCCGCTGAAGCCACCGACCACGTAGAAGGTATGACGCAAGCGGTTCAGGACTTCGGATAACTCGGAACGGGGCTGCGAGAAATTCTTCATCTCGGCGCTCCACTGGCTGAGTGATGGAGTCCGGCCTGGGTCTGGCCGCCTTTTTTGTAGTTCGAGCCCGTGGAGCCAAACGCCCTGCCCCCACAGAAGCCTACAGAAGGCTTAGCCAAGAGTCCCACAGGTCGCCAGCCATGGAGTCCCGTCACCGGACGGTTGCGGGATTAACCCCGACCAGCGTCACCCGCGGCCAGACGAGAGTTTTTCGCATTCATGCCCGAAGCCCCGCCACAGACGGCGCGTCGCCTGGTTTCGGAAGATAATCGGAGATTCCGCGAAGACGGATTGGCGTCAGACTAATGACACAACCCTGATCGCCGGCCGCGAAAGGACGGCGAGGCGGCTGCACGGGAGCGGAGAGTCGAGAGCAGCGGCGCCCTCGATCGTCATGTCCGGACGCGCAGTGCCGGGCTGAAGCGAAGCATGTCGATCAGGCTATCCACCAGTTGCTCGGCCTCCGCCGCCAGGGAATAGCCCTCCGGCACCAGCAGCCAGTTGGTCTGAATGCCTTCCAGATAGGCATGCACGCTGATCGCGGCGCGGCGGCAGTCCAGGTCGGCCGGCAACTGGCCACGACTCACCGTGTTGCGCAGCGCCTTGGCGATGCGCAGGTCGCACTCGGCGCCCAGGTCGCGCATTTTCTGCAGGAGGTCGCCCAGCTCGGCGGTGTACTCCACCTTATGCCGGAGAATCTCGTGGACGCGCCGGCTCTGCGGGTCCAGCTCCACACGCTTGAGCAGACGCACCATGAGTTGGCGCATGCGCCCGAGCGGGTCGGGCTCGTCCTCGCTCTCGCTGGCGCGGGCCAGCTCTTCGATCGGCATATGGATGCGTTCCAGCATGGCCTGGAACAGGTCGGTCTTGTTCTCGAAATGCCAGTAGATCGCGCCCCGGCTCACCCCGGCGGCGGCGGCGATCTCCGCGAGGGAGGCGCGGGAAACGCCCTTTTCGTGGAACACCCGCTCGGTGGCGTCGAGTATCTGCACGCGGGTTTCTTCAGCTTCCTCTTTGGTACGTCTGGCCATTCGCTACTGAAATCTATCCGGTTGCTTTCACAGTAAAAATCCTCGCAGCCGCGCAACAAAATCTGACATCGGCGGCGGAAGATTCGATTTACAAACATTCACGCACGTAAGTATATTCATCCACCTTCGCAAGAATCCACAACCTGCCCTGCGCCAGCCCTCCCCCAGGGCTGTATTCCAGAAAAAATTGAGGTCTCTTCAGATGCCCATGAAGCCAGCCTTTGCCGCCTTGGTTTCCGCCATCGTTCTG contains:
- a CDS encoding TetR family transcriptional regulator; this encodes MARRTKEEAEETRVQILDATERVFHEKGVSRASLAEIAAAAGVSRGAIYWHFENKTDLFQAMLERIHMPIEELARASESEDEPDPLGRMRQLMVRLLKRVELDPQSRRVHEILRHKVEYTAELGDLLQKMRDLGAECDLRIAKALRNTVSRGQLPADLDCRRAAISVHAYLEGIQTNWLLVPEGYSLAAEAEQLVDSLIDMLRFSPALRVRT